In the genome of Polaribacter sp. MED152, one region contains:
- a CDS encoding GNAT family N-acetyltransferase, producing the protein MSFTIRRGLKEDMQSVHNLIMELAIFEKEPDAVEITVDDLIKDGFSEKPRFKIFVAEENETIIGIALFYERYSTWKGKTIHLEDLIVTKKRQKIGAGKALYTAVLNYAYENDFNRVAWEVIDWNTNAIEFYKSTGATYLNDWSVVQMNKENLAKFIENN; encoded by the coding sequence ATGAGTTTTACCATTAGAAGAGGTTTAAAAGAAGATATGCAATCTGTACATAATTTAATTATGGAGCTAGCTATTTTTGAAAAAGAACCAGATGCTGTAGAAATTACTGTAGACGATTTAATCAAAGACGGATTTTCTGAAAAGCCAAGATTTAAAATTTTTGTAGCAGAAGAGAACGAAACCATTATTGGTATTGCTCTTTTTTATGAAAGATATTCTACTTGGAAAGGTAAAACCATTCACTTAGAAGATTTAATCGTTACTAAAAAACGCCAAAAAATAGGTGCAGGTAAAGCATTGTACACAGCTGTGTTAAACTATGCTTATGAAAATGATTTCAATAGAGTTGCTTGGGAGGTTATAGATTGGAATACAAATGCCATTGAATTTTATAAAAGTACTGGTGCTACTTATTTAAATGATTGGTCTGTGGTTCAAATGAACAAAGAGAATTTGGCAAAATTTATAGAAAATAACTAG
- the fbp gene encoding class 1 fructose-bisphosphatase produces MTVKKQTLGEFIIENQHAFKYSSGELSSLLNSIRLAAKVVNHEVNKAGLVDIIGAFGDTNIQGEDQQKLDVYANDKFIQTLTRRNIVCGIASEEEDSFISINSIDENHQNKYVVLIDPLDGSSNIDVNVSVGTIFSIYRRVTPTGTPVQIEDFLQKGSEQVAAGYVVYGTSTMLVYTTGDGVNGFTLNPAIGSFYLSHPNMEFPEDGSIYSVNEGNYMDFPLGVKKYIKHCQEEEGDRPYTSRYIGSLVSDFHRNMIKGGIYMYPKGSRNPNGKLRLLYECNPMAFLAEQANGYASDGYTRTLDVEPTELHQRVPFVCGSKNMVAELEEFMQKYGE; encoded by the coding sequence ATGACAGTAAAAAAACAAACTCTTGGTGAATTCATTATTGAAAATCAGCACGCCTTTAAATACAGTTCAGGTGAATTAAGTAGCCTTTTAAATTCTATTAGATTGGCTGCAAAAGTGGTAAATCATGAAGTTAACAAAGCAGGTTTAGTAGATATTATTGGTGCTTTTGGAGACACTAATATTCAAGGTGAAGATCAGCAAAAATTAGATGTTTATGCAAATGATAAATTCATACAAACCTTAACAAGAAGAAATATTGTTTGTGGAATTGCTAGTGAAGAGGAAGATAGTTTTATATCTATCAATAGTATTGATGAAAATCATCAAAACAAATATGTGGTTTTAATAGACCCTTTAGACGGTTCATCTAACATAGATGTAAACGTTTCTGTAGGTACTATTTTTTCTATTTACAGAAGAGTTACACCAACAGGAACCCCTGTGCAAATAGAAGATTTTTTACAAAAAGGTAGTGAGCAAGTGGCTGCAGGTTATGTAGTTTATGGTACATCTACAATGTTGGTTTATACAACTGGTGATGGTGTTAATGGTTTTACACTAAACCCTGCAATTGGTTCATTTTACTTATCTCACCCAAACATGGAGTTTCCTGAAGATGGTAGTATATATTCAGTGAATGAAGGGAATTATATGGATTTTCCTTTGGGAGTTAAAAAATACATTAAACACTGTCAAGAAGAGGAAGGTGATAGACCTTACACAAGCAGATATATTGGTTCTTTGGTTTCTGATTTTCACAGAAATATGATTAAAGGTGGTATTTATATGTACCCTAAAGGGTCTAGAAATCCGAATGGAAAATTACGTTTACTTTACGAATGCAACCCAATGGCTTTTTTAGCTGAACAGGCTAATGGTTATGCTTCTGATGGGTACACAAGAACTTTAGATGTAGAGCCTACAGAATTACACCAAAGAGTGCCATTTGTTTGTGGTAGTAAAAATATGGTGGCTGAACTTGAGGAGTTTATGCAGAAATATGGTGAATAA
- a CDS encoding aspartate kinase, whose amino-acid sequence MKIFKFGGASVKDAESVKNVVSIIKNEGAKDTLVVVSAMGKMTNAFEDVIDSYYHKKEDLPSKLNYIEEFHKNIMSSLFDKTDEVYKEVDVLFGELGWFLARNTSQRFNYVYDQIICFGELLSTRIVSGYLAKIGQENVWFDVRNYIKTDSNYRDAKVDWELTEELINKKVDTSKINITQGFIAANDTENTTTLGREGSDYTAGIFAYCLNAESVTIWKDVPGVLNADPRVFSDTTLLAQISYEEAIEMAFYGASVIHPKTLQPIEKKEIPLLVRSFVNPKEKGTTVSKGTMLEPYIPCYIVKKNQILVSISALDFSFMVENNISFIFQKLHDYQLKVNLIQNSAISFSVCIDNKFNKFDEFHKELEHQFKIDVQKNVDLYTIRHFDDNAIELIENKGESLLTQVNKETSQIVIKPN is encoded by the coding sequence ATGAAGATTTTTAAATTTGGTGGTGCCTCTGTTAAAGACGCAGAAAGTGTAAAAAATGTTGTTTCAATCATTAAAAATGAAGGAGCCAAAGATACTCTAGTAGTAGTTTCTGCTATGGGTAAAATGACAAACGCTTTTGAAGATGTTATAGATTCATATTATCATAAAAAAGAAGATTTACCAAGTAAATTGAACTATATAGAAGAGTTTCATAAAAATATCATGAGCTCTTTATTCGATAAAACAGATGAGGTTTACAAAGAAGTAGATGTTTTATTTGGAGAGTTAGGTTGGTTTTTGGCCAGAAATACTTCACAAAGGTTTAACTACGTTTACGATCAAATTATTTGCTTTGGTGAGTTATTATCAACAAGAATTGTTAGTGGTTATTTAGCAAAAATAGGCCAAGAGAATGTTTGGTTTGATGTAAGAAATTATATTAAAACAGACAGTAATTATAGAGATGCAAAAGTAGATTGGGAGCTAACAGAAGAGCTTATCAATAAGAAAGTAGATACTTCTAAAATTAACATCACCCAAGGATTTATTGCAGCTAATGATACAGAAAATACTACCACTTTAGGTAGAGAAGGGTCTGATTATACTGCAGGTATTTTTGCCTATTGTTTAAATGCAGAAAGTGTAACTATTTGGAAAGATGTACCAGGTGTTTTAAATGCAGATCCAAGAGTGTTTTCTGATACCACTTTATTAGCTCAAATTTCATACGAAGAAGCTATAGAGATGGCTTTCTATGGAGCCTCTGTAATACACCCAAAAACGTTACAACCCATAGAAAAGAAAGAAATTCCTTTGTTGGTACGTTCTTTTGTAAACCCAAAAGAAAAAGGCACCACAGTTTCTAAAGGTACCATGTTAGAACCATATATACCTTGCTATATTGTAAAGAAAAATCAAATTTTAGTTTCAATATCGGCCTTAGATTTTTCATTTATGGTTGAAAATAATATTAGTTTTATCTTTCAAAAACTACACGATTATCAGCTAAAAGTTAACCTGATTCAAAACTCTGCCATTAGCTTTTCTGTTTGTATAGATAACAAGTTTAATAAGTTTGATGAATTCCATAAAGAATTAGAGCATCAGTTTAAAATAGATGTTCAGAAAAATGTAGACTTGTATACTATTCGTCACTTTGATGATAATGCAATAGAATTGATTGAAAACAAAGGAGAATCTTTATTAACTCAAGTAAACAAAGAAACTTCGCAAATTGTGATAAAACCCAATTAA